From the Nodularia sp. NIES-3585 genome, one window contains:
- the rplS gene encoding 50S ribosomal protein L19 — protein sequence MSAQEIIRSIEAEQLKSNLPIIYVGDTVKVGVKIKEGEKFRVQPYEGVVIAKRNGGINETITVRRVFQGVGVERVFLLHSPRIDTIKILRRGKVRRAKLYYLRGRVGKATRIKQRFDRAL from the coding sequence ATGAGCGCTCAAGAGATCATCCGCTCCATTGAAGCGGAGCAACTAAAATCGAATTTGCCCATCATCTATGTGGGCGATACCGTGAAAGTGGGTGTCAAGATTAAGGAAGGAGAAAAGTTTCGCGTACAACCTTACGAAGGCGTAGTGATTGCCAAACGGAATGGCGGCATTAACGAAACTATTACAGTCCGTCGCGTCTTTCAAGGCGTTGGAGTTGAGCGGGTATTTTTGTTACATTCTCCCCGAATAGACACCATTAAAATCCTCCGTAGGGGTAAAGTCCGGCGTGCTAAACTTTATTACTTACGTGGACGTGTAGGTAAAGCCACCAGAATCAAGCAACGCTTTGACCGCGCCTTGTAA
- a CDS encoding TetR/AcrR family transcriptional regulator, which yields MQEIVVSLTTDTKEQIISVAERLFAERGFAGTTLRNLVSEAGVNLAAVHYHFGSKEDLFRSVVARFARPLVEQELALLEQLQAGQEMPSVEAILTALIKPNLEILAQDKDNLLVRAQFMGRCQTEPEPIKSIAAGEFAVSTKAFLDVLQRALPEQSRSQINWKFDLVIAALIRVLAEAGQLFALLQNTNSQDIQNATERLVKFLSPGMQC from the coding sequence ATGCAGGAAATTGTGGTTAGTCTGACAACTGATACCAAAGAACAAATCATCAGTGTTGCTGAACGGCTTTTTGCCGAGCGAGGCTTTGCTGGAACCACATTACGTAATCTGGTGAGTGAGGCAGGGGTGAACTTGGCTGCTGTTCATTACCACTTCGGTTCAAAGGAAGATTTGTTTCGATCTGTGGTTGCGCGGTTTGCTCGTCCATTGGTTGAGCAAGAATTAGCACTGCTAGAACAGCTTCAGGCAGGGCAGGAAATGCCATCGGTGGAAGCAATATTGACTGCACTAATAAAACCCAATCTAGAAATTTTAGCCCAAGATAAAGATAACCTGCTGGTGCGCGCTCAATTTATGGGGCGTTGTCAAACTGAACCAGAACCGATCAAGAGTATTGCCGCCGGAGAATTTGCTGTGTCTACTAAGGCATTTTTGGATGTGTTGCAACGCGCACTTCCTGAGCAGTCGCGATCACAGATTAATTGGAAGTTTGATTTGGTAATTGCAGCTTTAATTCGAGTGCTAGCTGAAGCTGGGCAACTATTTGCACTGCTCCAGAACACAAATTCCCAAGATATTCAAAATGCAACAGAGCGACTCGTTAAGTTTCTCAGTCCGGGTATGCAATGTTGA
- the secE gene encoding preprotein translocase subunit SecE, translated as MAKKNEAEMPANTNGFSLANFFQGTKEELEKVVWPSRKQLVSESAGVLLMVTLSASLIYLVDGLFGWVAQQVF; from the coding sequence GTGGCCAAAAAAAATGAAGCAGAAATGCCAGCAAACACCAATGGATTCAGTTTAGCCAACTTTTTTCAAGGTACGAAGGAAGAACTGGAAAAAGTGGTGTGGCCAAGTCGAAAGCAGCTAGTGAGCGAATCAGCAGGCGTGCTGTTAATGGTGACACTCTCCGCATCTTTGATATATTTGGTCGATGGATTGTTCGGTTGGGTAGCACAACAGGTATTCTGA
- the rplK gene encoding 50S ribosomal protein L11, whose translation MAKKVVAVIKLALNAGKANPAPPVGPALGQHGVNIMMFCKEYNAKTADQAGMVIPVEISVFEDRSFTFVLKTPPASVLIRKAAKIERGSNEPNKKKVGSITKAQLQEIAQTKMPDLNANDIEAAMRIVEGTANNMGVTISD comes from the coding sequence ATGGCGAAGAAAGTAGTAGCGGTCATTAAACTGGCCCTGAATGCTGGAAAAGCCAACCCAGCACCACCAGTGGGTCCCGCATTGGGTCAACACGGTGTGAACATTATGATGTTCTGTAAAGAGTACAATGCCAAAACAGCAGACCAAGCTGGAATGGTAATACCTGTAGAAATTTCGGTGTTTGAAGACCGGAGTTTTACATTTGTACTCAAAACACCACCAGCATCAGTACTGATTCGCAAGGCAGCGAAAATTGAAAGAGGCTCTAATGAACCCAACAAAAAGAAAGTTGGGTCAATTACAAAAGCTCAATTGCAAGAAATTGCCCAAACCAAAATGCCTGATCTCAACGCCAATGATATAGAAGCGGCGATGAGAATTGTGGAAGGTACTGCCAATAATATGGGCGTAACCATCTCTGATTAG
- the rplL gene encoding 50S ribosomal protein L7/L12, whose product MSATTDQILEQLKTLSLLEASELVKQIEEAFGVSAAAPAGGMMMMAPGAGAAAAEPVEEKTEFDVVLDSVPADKKIAVLKIVRELTGLGLKEAKDMVEAAPKAIKEGITKDAAEDAKKRIEEAGGKVTVK is encoded by the coding sequence ATGTCTGCTACAACTGATCAAATTCTCGAACAATTGAAAACCCTCTCTTTGCTGGAAGCATCTGAATTAGTTAAGCAAATTGAAGAAGCCTTTGGCGTGAGTGCAGCTGCACCTGCTGGTGGGATGATGATGATGGCTCCTGGTGCTGGTGCGGCTGCTGCTGAACCAGTAGAAGAGAAAACTGAATTTGACGTGGTACTAGATTCCGTTCCAGCTGACAAGAAGATTGCTGTTCTGAAGATTGTCCGTGAATTGACTGGTTTAGGTCTTAAAGAAGCCAAAGATATGGTGGAAGCTGCGCCTAAAGCAATCAAAGAAGGTATTACTAAGGACGCGGCTGAAGATGCTAAGAAGCGCATCGAAGAAGCTGGCGGTAAGGTCACTGTTAAGTAA
- the nusG gene encoding transcription termination/antitermination protein NusG — protein MTSATDEPYNSEFHSEEATQTALNEVRWYAVQVASGCEKRVKTNLEQRIQTFDVSDKIVQVEIPHTPAVKIRKDGSRQQTEEKVFPGYVLVRMIMEDDTWQVVRNTSHVINFVGAEQKRGGSKSRGHVKPVPLGPSEVERIFKQTSEQEPIVKIDMATGDKIVVLSGPFKDFEGEVIEVSPERSKLKALLSIFGRDTPVELEFNQVEKQS, from the coding sequence ATGACTTCTGCAACAGACGAACCATATAACTCAGAGTTCCATTCCGAGGAAGCAACACAAACAGCTCTCAATGAAGTACGCTGGTATGCAGTACAAGTAGCTTCAGGCTGTGAAAAACGCGTCAAGACAAACTTGGAGCAACGTATCCAAACCTTTGATGTCTCTGACAAAATTGTTCAAGTGGAAATCCCCCACACGCCAGCAGTTAAAATCCGCAAAGATGGCAGTCGTCAGCAAACAGAGGAAAAGGTTTTTCCAGGTTATGTGCTAGTACGAATGATCATGGAAGATGACACTTGGCAAGTGGTGCGAAACACCTCCCATGTAATTAATTTTGTGGGAGCAGAACAAAAACGTGGCGGTAGCAAAAGCCGCGGTCACGTTAAACCAGTACCTTTAGGCCCATCAGAAGTAGAACGGATCTTTAAGCAGACTAGCGAACAGGAACCAATTGTCAAAATCGACATGGCTACTGGTGATAAGATAGTTGTGCTTTCGGGTCCTTTTAAAGACTTTGAAGGCGAGGTGATTGAAGTTAGTCCAGAACGAAGCAAATTAAAAGCCTTGCTCTCGATTTTTGGACGAGATACACCAGTAGAATTAGAATTTAATCAGGTAGAAAAACAGAGCTAA
- the rplJ gene encoding 50S ribosomal protein L10 — protein MGRTLENKKEIVADLKNSLSESTLALVIDYQGLTVAQITDLRQKLRPSGAVCKVTKNTLMGIAIDGDDNWKPLSELLQGASAFLLVKEDFSSAIKAYQEFQKVTKKTELRGGVMEGRLLKETDVKALGDLPSKEQLMAQIAGAINALATKVAVGINEVPSSLARALQAVAEKDKEQGDSSESAEPSTESAAE, from the coding sequence ATGGGTAGAACGCTAGAAAATAAAAAAGAGATTGTAGCTGATCTCAAAAACAGTCTGAGTGAGTCAACTTTGGCACTGGTAATTGACTATCAGGGTTTAACAGTTGCTCAAATCACTGACTTACGGCAGAAGTTACGTCCGAGTGGTGCTGTCTGTAAGGTAACTAAAAATACCTTGATGGGCATTGCTATTGACGGTGACGATAATTGGAAACCACTTTCGGAATTGCTCCAAGGTGCTTCGGCTTTTTTGCTGGTTAAAGAAGATTTTTCTTCAGCAATTAAGGCTTATCAAGAGTTCCAGAAAGTTACCAAGAAGACAGAACTTCGTGGTGGCGTTATGGAAGGTCGCCTGCTCAAGGAGACTGATGTCAAGGCTTTAGGAGACTTGCCATCCAAGGAACAACTCATGGCGCAAATTGCCGGAGCTATCAACGCCTTGGCTACCAAAGTGGCTGTTGGTATCAACGAAGTTCCCAGTTCTTTGGCTCGTGCTTTGCAAGCTGTGGCTGAGAAAGATAAAGAGCAAGGTGACAGCAGCGAAAGTGCAGAACCGAGTACCGAAAGTGCGGCTGAATAA
- a CDS encoding GIY-YIG nuclease family protein, whose amino-acid sequence MTTEINILSLANLEYSPYIDENGQLPQTYQGQIGVYAIFDQAKMLQFVGYSRDVYLSLKQHLVRQPQECYWVKVQTIARPSRTVLENIENAWIAENGSVPLGNADHQERWTQPINVKPLMTDEEEEKYHHPANDELAQIKIIKNVCRRVEAEILLVLKERGLQEQFRFNPKLKEEGLLDLK is encoded by the coding sequence TTCTCCTTACATTGACGAAAACGGCCAATTACCTCAAACTTATCAGGGACAAATAGGAGTATATGCCATCTTTGACCAAGCAAAAATGCTGCAATTTGTCGGATATTCGCGTGATGTTTACCTTAGTCTGAAGCAACATTTAGTCCGTCAGCCTCAAGAATGTTATTGGGTGAAGGTTCAAACTATCGCACGCCCTAGCCGCACAGTTTTAGAAAATATTGAAAATGCTTGGATTGCCGAAAATGGTAGTGTTCCTTTAGGAAATGCTGATCATCAGGAAAGGTGGACACAGCCGATAAATGTTAAACCATTAATGACAGATGAAGAAGAAGAAAAATATCACCACCCAGCTAATGATGAATTGGCTCAAATAAAAATAATTAAAAATGTTTGCCGACGAGTAGAGGCGGAAATTTTACTGGTATTGAAGGAACGGGGACTGCAAGAACAGTTTCGTTTTAATCCTAAGTTGAAGGAGGAAGGATTATTAGATTTAAAGTGA
- a CDS encoding serine/threonine-protein kinase yields MTKTLLNNRYQVIQVLGAGGFGETFLAEDTHMPSRRRCVIKQLKPIANDPKTYQMIQQRFEREAATLEYLGDSSDQIPKLYAYFSENELFYLVQEWIQGPTLTDIVEAKGYESETTVQEILLSLLSVLDYVHSKGIIHRDIKPDNIILRDTDNKPFLIDFGAVKETIRSVDSSSHHPTRSLVIGTPGYMPTEQAIGRPVYATDIYSLGLTAIYLLTGKHPPELQIHLQTGEIIWQEFVPDISPHLAEVINQAIQPHVSDRYSTASKMLYALKSASDISLQSSITNATVSLSPAKAVSTQATQAIISPSSPTISTSNWQKPALIIGSLVLGGLIGGVAISSISRQPQSQGTITTTATPTPFANSNTIAPTPSPQSSPSEPADAPAAVEPRLETDTPVIPQLQVTPRFTPDPELSTPPPQPEAPEPPPQPENPEPPPQPENPEPPPQTQEAAPSNTRTSSVPAFPTGTSDKSVTAALGKPSKTSKGLWKTRAFLYNLEDNVDLGYLFDQKTGVLRQTEVSFPQSIQPEVMQRTLQGMLGGNANSDITQGLQRVRDRQTRRYSFNVGGLKGVIERNQQDRIYIGVWDADLHD; encoded by the coding sequence ATGACAAAAACGCTGCTGAACAATCGCTATCAAGTCATTCAAGTGCTAGGCGCAGGTGGATTTGGTGAAACCTTTCTGGCAGAAGACACCCATATGCCTTCTCGCCGACGCTGTGTAATCAAGCAACTTAAACCGATAGCCAATGACCCAAAAACCTACCAAATGATTCAACAGCGCTTTGAGAGGGAAGCGGCAACTTTGGAGTATCTGGGTGACAGTAGTGACCAAATTCCCAAGTTATATGCCTACTTTTCAGAGAATGAACTGTTTTACTTGGTTCAAGAATGGATTCAAGGGCCAACTTTGACAGATATTGTCGAAGCTAAAGGCTATGAAAGCGAAACTACTGTTCAAGAAATTCTTTTAAGTCTGTTGTCAGTGTTAGATTATGTCCACAGTAAAGGCATTATTCATCGGGATATCAAGCCAGATAACATTATTCTGCGCGACACTGATAACAAGCCGTTTTTGATTGATTTTGGCGCAGTTAAGGAAACCATACGTTCAGTAGATAGTTCCTCTCATCATCCTACGCGATCGCTTGTAATTGGTACACCTGGGTATATGCCCACTGAACAAGCCATAGGACGACCAGTTTACGCCACTGACATCTATAGCTTAGGCTTAACGGCGATTTATTTACTGACGGGCAAACACCCACCAGAACTACAGATACACCTGCAAACCGGGGAAATTATCTGGCAAGAATTCGTCCCCGATATCTCGCCACATCTGGCAGAGGTAATTAATCAAGCAATTCAGCCTCATGTGAGCGATCGCTATAGTACTGCCAGTAAAATGCTATATGCTTTAAAATCCGCTAGTGATATATCTCTACAATCTTCTATCACTAACGCCACAGTCAGCCTGAGTCCAGCCAAAGCAGTATCAACTCAGGCAACCCAGGCCATAATATCTCCTTCTTCTCCAACTATTTCTACCAGCAACTGGCAAAAGCCCGCTTTAATTATCGGTAGTTTAGTTTTGGGTGGCTTAATAGGTGGGGTAGCAATTTCTAGCATCAGTCGTCAACCACAGTCTCAAGGAACTATTACTACAACAGCTACACCCACACCATTTGCCAACTCAAATACTATAGCTCCCACGCCTTCACCACAATCCTCACCTTCAGAACCTGCCGATGCGCCAGCTGCTGTAGAACCTCGCCTAGAGACAGATACTCCTGTAATACCACAGCTACAAGTAACTCCCAGATTTACACCGGACCCAGAACTTTCCACCCCACCACCGCAACCAGAAGCGCCTGAACCACCACCGCAGCCAGAAAACCCTGAACCACCACCGCAGCCAGAAAACCCCGAACCACCACCGCAAACTCAAGAAGCGGCTCCTAGCAACACGAGAACCTCCAGTGTGCCGGCATTTCCCACTGGCACTTCTGATAAAAGTGTCACAGCAGCCTTGGGTAAACCCAGCAAAACTTCCAAAGGGTTATGGAAGACCCGTGCTTTTTTGTATAACTTAGAAGACAATGTTGACCTTGGTTACTTATTTGACCAAAAGACTGGAGTCTTGCGCCAAACTGAAGTATCTTTTCCCCAATCTATCCAGCCAGAAGTAATGCAAAGAACATTACAAGGAATGCTTGGTGGTAATGCTAATAGTGATATCACCCAAGGACTACAAAGAGTACGCGATCGCCAAACTAGGCGATACTCATTTAATGTCGGTGGATTAAAAGGTGTAATTGAACGCAATCAGCAAGATCGAATTTATATTGGCGTTTGGGATGCTGATTTGCATGATTAA
- a CDS encoding protein kinase: MQILLNNRYQVVRTLGSGGFGETFLAEDTQMPSSRSCVIKQLRPIQNNPQIYQLVQERFQREAAILEDLGGYTDQIPTLYAYFQSEGQFYLVQEWVSGDTLTAKLQKQGLFSESAVREILVDLLPVLEYVHSKRIIHRDIKPDNIMVRHRDSKSVLIDFGAVRESMGTVFNSHGNPTSSIVIGTPGYMPSEQAAGRPVYSSDLYSLALTAIYLLTGKQPQQLESDSQTGEIVWREYARQVNPTLAGVIDRAIAYHPRDRFPSAREMLSALQLGSTSFPSTVAYQQPLIETVLPTVLSQNTAAVSSRSTNSSPPLEPVSGQKGIFLGSLIVGGLIGASIIIGFALNRPPQPVTQLTDSFKEPAPISIEPQEVTQPVSSPPPTILTPQTPSYTPSPPVIQPEVVRPSPEESVQNYYVNINRGEYETAWNQLASSLQSNQRLHPDGYLSYIDWWGGKVESVNVEQISLLEANTETATVNAKFKYLMKNGRQVPGSVSFSLLWDAENSRWVVSQLN, from the coding sequence ATGCAAATACTGCTAAACAACCGTTATCAAGTGGTTCGGACTTTGGGAAGTGGTGGGTTTGGGGAAACTTTTCTGGCGGAGGATACTCAAATGCCTTCTAGCCGTTCTTGTGTGATTAAACAGTTAAGACCAATTCAGAATAATCCTCAGATTTACCAGCTGGTGCAGGAACGGTTTCAACGAGAAGCCGCTATTTTAGAAGATTTGGGTGGATATACTGACCAAATACCGACGCTGTATGCTTACTTTCAGTCAGAGGGGCAATTCTATTTAGTTCAAGAGTGGGTTTCAGGTGATACGTTAACGGCAAAACTGCAAAAGCAGGGGTTATTTAGTGAAAGTGCGGTGCGGGAAATTCTGGTGGATTTGTTACCAGTGCTGGAGTATGTTCACTCGAAACGGATCATTCACCGCGATATTAAGCCGGATAACATTATGGTGCGCCATCGTGATTCTAAATCGGTGTTAATCGATTTCGGTGCGGTGCGGGAATCAATGGGAACAGTGTTTAATTCCCATGGGAATCCGACTAGTTCGATTGTGATTGGTACGCCTGGATATATGCCGAGTGAGCAAGCCGCCGGCAGACCAGTTTATTCTAGTGATTTATATAGTTTGGCATTAACAGCAATTTATTTGCTGACGGGGAAACAGCCACAACAATTAGAGTCAGATTCTCAGACAGGTGAAATTGTTTGGCGAGAGTATGCTAGGCAGGTTAATCCTACATTAGCAGGGGTGATAGACCGAGCGATCGCCTATCATCCACGAGATCGCTTTCCCTCCGCTAGAGAAATGCTGTCAGCTTTGCAGTTAGGGTCAACAAGTTTCCCTTCTACAGTCGCTTATCAACAACCATTAATCGAAACAGTTTTGCCCACCGTCCTGTCTCAAAACACAGCCGCGGTTAGTTCCCGGTCTACTAATTCTTCCCCACCTCTTGAACCAGTCAGTGGACAAAAGGGAATTTTCCTCGGCAGTTTAATTGTAGGTGGTTTGATAGGTGCTTCTATAATTATTGGTTTTGCCCTGAATAGACCACCGCAACCAGTTACCCAGTTAACGGATTCATTTAAAGAACCTGCCCCAATTTCCATTGAACCGCAGGAAGTTACTCAACCTGTTAGTTCCCCGCCTCCCACCATATTGACTCCTCAAACCCCATCCTATACTCCATCTCCTCCAGTAATACAGCCAGAAGTTGTGAGACCATCCCCAGAAGAATCTGTGCAGAATTATTATGTAAATATTAATCGGGGTGAATATGAAACAGCGTGGAATCAACTAGCTTCCAGCCTGCAAAGTAATCAACGTCTTCACCCAGATGGTTATCTTTCTTACATTGACTGGTGGGGAGGAAAGGTTGAAAGCGTCAATGTTGAGCAAATAAGTTTGTTAGAAGCCAATACAGAAACAGCCACAGTCAATGCTAAGTTTAAATACTTGATGAAAAATGGTAGACAAGTTCCTGGTTCTGTGAGCTTCTCTCTTTTATGGGATGCTGAAAATAGCAGATGGGTTGTTAGTCAGCTAAATTGA
- the rplA gene encoding 50S ribosomal protein L1: MGKKISRRLQALLEKVEDRDYTPLDALNLLKETATAKFAEAAEAHIRLGIDPKYTDQQLRTTVTLPKGTGQTVRVAVIARGEKVSEASNAGADIVGSDELINEIQQGMMDFDKLIATPDVMPQVAKLGKLLGPRGLMPSPKGGTVTFDVASAIAEFKAGKLEFRADRTGIVHVMFGKASFSPEDLLVNLKALQETIDRNRPSGAKGRYWRTIYVTSTMGPSIKVDINALRDLKLSELA, encoded by the coding sequence ATGGGCAAAAAAATATCACGCCGCTTGCAGGCGCTGCTAGAAAAAGTCGAAGATAGGGACTATACGCCCCTAGACGCTTTAAATCTGCTTAAAGAAACGGCAACAGCCAAGTTTGCTGAAGCCGCAGAAGCGCATATTAGACTAGGGATTGACCCAAAGTACACAGACCAACAGTTGCGGACAACGGTAACACTACCTAAAGGTACAGGACAAACTGTGCGGGTGGCAGTAATTGCTAGAGGTGAAAAAGTTAGCGAAGCCAGCAATGCTGGTGCTGATATAGTTGGCTCTGATGAGCTGATTAACGAAATTCAACAAGGTATGATGGATTTCGATAAGCTCATTGCTACACCGGATGTGATGCCACAGGTGGCGAAACTGGGTAAGTTACTCGGTCCGCGTGGTTTGATGCCATCACCCAAGGGTGGAACAGTGACATTTGATGTTGCCAGTGCGATCGCTGAATTCAAAGCTGGTAAATTAGAATTCCGGGCTGATCGGACTGGTATTGTCCATGTTATGTTTGGGAAGGCATCTTTCTCGCCTGAAGATTTGTTGGTAAACTTGAAGGCGTTGCAAGAGACGATTGATCGCAACCGTCCTTCAGGAGCCAAAGGTCGCTATTGGCGGACAATTTATGTCACCTCTACTATGGGTCCATCAATTAAAGTCGATATCAACGCTCTCCGGGATTTAAAACTAAGCGAATTAGCTTAA
- a CDS encoding glycosyltransferase family 2 protein: MKFSIVITTYNRLNLLKRAIESALHQTIPCEVVVADDCSSDETEQYMKSLGNSVVYHRNQVNKGHAATVNAGVQQASGDWIKFLDDDDYLAPNCIAEMTRAIALCPGAVICSCVAAQVDSHETEISRTPKIGPGLAFYIPQADIHYGMLLELIPFGTPVQVACSRDAFWQTYGWDSQLDANCDDIDSWIRIAQFGDAVFLNQCLAYRTIWTGAYNHKFSLSRRLDTNILIKEKIYALVDAKHRSYLPTLQNIKNYLKLHWILAAIKQRNFHSLLLMLDKTVFCPIPWQILFTAILSRHSHFSNSHLRKFILINS, translated from the coding sequence ATGAAATTTAGCATCGTCATCACTACTTATAATCGCTTAAACTTGCTAAAGCGAGCTATTGAATCAGCTCTTCACCAGACCATACCTTGTGAAGTAGTTGTTGCCGATGACTGTTCATCTGATGAAACTGAACAATACATGAAAAGCTTAGGCAATTCTGTTGTTTATCATCGTAATCAGGTTAACAAAGGTCACGCAGCAACAGTAAATGCTGGAGTTCAACAAGCTAGCGGTGACTGGATTAAGTTTTTGGATGATGATGATTATTTGGCTCCTAATTGTATAGCAGAAATGACTAGAGCGATCGCTTTATGTCCAGGTGCTGTAATCTGTTCCTGTGTGGCGGCTCAGGTAGACAGCCATGAAACTGAAATCAGTCGTACCCCCAAAATTGGCCCCGGTTTAGCTTTTTATATCCCACAAGCGGATATTCACTACGGTATGTTGCTAGAACTGATACCTTTTGGTACACCTGTTCAGGTAGCTTGCAGTCGTGATGCTTTTTGGCAAACCTATGGTTGGGACTCCCAACTCGATGCTAACTGCGATGACATTGATTCTTGGATTCGTATCGCTCAATTTGGTGATGCGGTTTTCCTCAATCAGTGTTTGGCTTACCGTACTATTTGGACTGGCGCTTATAATCACAAGTTTTCCTTGTCTCGGCGGCTAGATACAAATATTTTAATTAAGGAGAAAATTTACGCTTTAGTTGATGCCAAACACCGCTCTTATCTGCCCACGCTTCAGAATATAAAAAATTACCTGAAACTGCATTGGATTTTAGCAGCAATTAAGCAACGAAACTTCCACAGCCTTCTATTGATGTTAGATAAAACGGTGTTCTGCCCTATTCCTTGGCAAATTTTATTTACAGCGATTTTATCGCGGCACTCTCATTTCTCCAATTCTCATTTACGCAAATTCATTTTGATTAATTCCTGA